ATGTGATCTTTTGGCCGGGAAATTAACCGATCCGATGAAGTTAACAAAAGGAATCTGAAACGATTAACATACATGATTGTAACACATTCGCTCTCCAATGGCACGATCGGCCATGCCGTTATCAGCCCAGCAATGTGGGCGCTTCCACGTAAAGAAACTTAGATAACGTTGTAAAACACCACAATCGCTACCATTGTGGCATACGTGCATTGGGCATGGAGCTTCTTCATTGGCGGTTGTTTGGTGTGAAATGACACTGAACACCCCCGCCGCACGATCATAAAGTTCTGGTTTCTCGCAAACTGTTCTGACGTTGAGCGGCAGTAGCGTGTAGTGATAGCGTTAGCTCTACCCCTATGTTTAGGGGTATTGCGTGAGCAGCACTGTTTGTGGCGATCGCGCGCAATGTGCTCAGGGCCTATTAGTGATCACGTGTTGTATATAGAAACGGGCCCTGCGGGCAACTTTGTGCGTCGCCCGGGAAACGATCGCTGTGCATGGCCGTTGTCTCGTTCGGAtgaattgttttgtgtgtatgtagcaGATCGGTCAACATAGTAGCCATAGCGTAACGTAACGTAGAAAAAGATCACCGCTGCAGAATTGATACCGTATGTTGGTTTGATGTACCTAAAGAACGTGTCAACCGTATCGTGGCGGATAAATATCTACTACATTCGATCATATCACGCTCTGGTTGATAAGGAACCGGCAATGTTCGAAGGGTAATTGATTGTTAATAGATTTTGTGCCGCCTCTCGAAATTTTGCCATGTATGTGATAATTTTGAATGAAACGATGAGACGtaagataataaaaaaaactccaaaaggCCATCTGGTTGTTTAGACGGTTCCGAGGCTGTTTGTTCAAGATCCTTCTTTCTACCGCTcgcttcttctgttgctttcGATTTGCTTGCAGCtgattgctttgatttgttGACTATTCTCTGGAAACCTCAGTGAGGTTTGAGACCAACACAGCCAACGAAAGCGGCCAACATGTTATTTAGTATTGCACTAAACAAAACAGACACATAGAAATCTGAAGTACTACAAGGCAATTTAAAAGCATTACATTACTGTGGAATTAAACATCACATATTCTCGAAGCATACATAGCTCCCTGGGGGTGCACTCGGCCAGCGAGGGGAATCTGTTTTATCAGCAGTTTTTCCTgttctcttttcgtttttcttccatGTTCTCTACATTTGGACCACACGCAGTTGCTCTGCACCACCGCACCCTTCTAGTTGGCAAACGAATCTCAAGGACCGTGTCCTGGAAACATCCTTGCTAATACGTTCACAAGTAAATGTCCTCGACACCACTACTACGAAACACGGCCGTGTGTCACTGAATGTTGCTGAAGCGACTTCATCCTTTTTGATTGAATTCGAAGAATCAGCGCTATTCGTTCTAGGGTTTAGCGGAAAGTAAATTTAAATCCACACAAGCATGCACCATGCGATTCCCGTTGGGGAAAGCAACTGCGTTTACCGTTCACATCACCAAGTATTCACTTTTTATTAGAGACGCCTCGGGGTAACAGTTGCAAAACACTTGATTTGCGGCAAAAAGGATCGCAAAAATCGATATTACCAGTCAGCATTAAGGAAGCAATGAGTATTCCGGTAACGCTCTCTTGTCTTGGTGTACGCGACACAGCATAACACTGAAGGAAGGATGTGTATAATCGTTACTTTCCCTGTAAGCTTCGACAGGATTATTACATAAGGATTCCAAAGACTGACTATACGTTAAGGATAGACTAGAATGTGATCTAATGCAATCTCTAAATGCACACTTTCACTCACGTATCGGCTGTTTCGACGTTTCACGCTACGTGGCCTCAAATCATGCCGTAATCGCTTGATGGCTGGAAAAATGCACTACGCACGACAATGCGCTCCGTTCTATTAATTGCACATTCAAATCCACAGCTTGCTGAGAAAACgttgacgaaaaaaaaaacaataaattaccTAGAGAGGTTATCTACAGGTCGTTTACAGGGCAGCCCTCGTGTGAGCACGTCGCGTGGCCAGTATTAACTGCAATTTAGTAAATTTCTGGTCTGGACAGCACACCATCGTTCACCACTAGTCGCGATCGCGTACCGCCGTCGGCTCAGCTCAGTTATGCCGGGATACCAGTTAGTGTTTCACTACGCACGGCCTACTGTGCTGCATATGACGCCCATATatgggccaccaccggcaccgctaCAAACCATAACCGTTGGCTCGACCGCTTTTGTACCGctactgtgcgtgtgcgttggtATTGCCGCCGCTAGAACGATTCAATCCACGCGAAATACTTCCTGCAAGACAATATATTCCGCCGCACATCGCTCCCAGGGGGCCAAGAGAGCGTCACATTAGCCAGAGAGACGAGAGTTACATATGGGAGAGCAGCCGCGTGTCGTGTGCTAGCGAGAACGCGGAACAATAAacaatcctcctccttcccacAAAGTAGTAACCGCACATTCTATACTACCATCGGTTATCACGCATTCTGCTTACTTTTGCTCGTGcggttagagagagagagagagagagagagagagagagagagagagagagagagagagagagagagagagagagagagagagagagagagagagagagcgggggaggggggggggtttggcaAAAACGCGCGTTTCACTGTGTTCGATATCTTTTCGAAAACCGCTGCAGAAGCGGGGGGCCATTCACACATGCTTCTTGAATCGGTTCTAAAAATACATGGATTGGCAAAGCACGTCTGCCATATGCAAATTGGCATGAACACCACCGCCCTTCTGTGTGGCATTTCATTTAGTTCGTTCATCTGTTGCCTTCGCACATGTCTTCATCACTAAGACCAATGAACGGCTGCTTATTAGCATGATCAACGGTCAATTTTTGGTGTTACTCACGGAcgaattccattccatttcgaagGTAGAAGATAACTCCATTTACAAAGTAGAAGATAAAAAAAGGTAGATAATTTCATTCCGCGTTATAAGGCCTATTTATAAGGTAAAAGATatggaaaaagggggtggcgaatccttttccttttcattatcGACATAAACTTTATTCATGTGTAGAATACGCATATGtatatgaaaagaaaaaaacagaatcgtTCCCGCGTCGAAAATTACTTTTTACGCCCATTATCGGCTGCCGTCGTGACGCCCGCATTGTTCAGCTGGGCCTGAACGTAGTCTGCCGCCATCTGCTTCACTCGCCGCACACTGTCGCGGTCTCCGTGTTTTTCCTCAAAGGTGACATACTTGGTGTAGAGGGTTTTCATGTTCTTCATTGGTAGCCGTTGTACAATCGCACGTTCCAAAATTTGTCTGGCCTCCTCGATCAGACCATCCTTGACCAGCATGTCCACGTACTGGGACCAGATGTCCGTGCGCTTCGGGTACGAGGTGAGTATCTGCTCGAACAGCAGATGCGCCTCATCCCGGTTGCCATGGCGATTGTggagaaatgcaaatttgaCGATCAGGGGAATATCTGCCGAGGGATAGAAGAACATAATAGGGCAAATGAATGGCTGGACCCAGGCGAGTTCGAGATAGCGTTATACTTACGATCGCGATTGGGCAATGATTTCAGTGCCTGGCTCAGCAAAGGTTTGCCCTTGTTGGTCTGGCCTATTCGATACCAGGCATCCGCCACCAGGTACCACATATCGTTCTCCTTGCGGAACTTTTTCACTAATAGCTCCAACAGTTCGGACACTTCCGACACCTTCTGGCAATCGATCAGAATGTCGAGCACGCGTCTGTACACCTTGAACGCATCGTTGTATTGGATCGCTTCCGTGAGGACCTCCTTGAATGTGTCCACTGTCTCGTAGCGCAGCTCAAGGTTGAGCAGCGCAATCCACACATTCAATAGTTCCGCTTCCTCCCGAAAGTTGATCGCTTTTAGTGCTTTCCGGGCGACAGTCCGTGCTTTATCCAGCTCGGCCGATTCCATGTGAAACGCCATGTACCGGATCCAAAGCATGCTGTTGTTCGGCTGTGCCATGACCAAGCGATCGAATTGATCCGGTGTATGCGGAGTTGCCGAAGGATCAGCTAGCTCTTCTTCGATCTTCCGCAggcgctcctcctcctgtttcATCGCCTCGAATCGTTCTTTGCCCGTCATTCGCTTACTGCTGCTCGCCTGCTGCtcgtcctcttcatcctcaCGCTCATCACCATCCGAGTCCGATGCGTTCTGGTCCCGCTTGTACACGGGTGTAGTATCCCAAAAGTTGGTCGCACCGGGAAGCACTCCCTTGCctttgctactgttgctgttgtcttTCTTGTCGACATTATCGGTCGTTTCATTATGCTTCCgcttttttgcgctttttacCTTCTTCGTGGGTTTCGCCAGGTCTACAGCACCATCAACTTGGTCGCCTAATAAAAAATCGCAGCCACCATCTAACTGGGTATCGTAGAAATTATTCAGCATATCTTTGACCCCTGCTGGAAGagacttttttttctttttcttattttttgcCAATTCGTTAGCTGCTTCAGCATTGGATTCCAGCTTTCTTTTCGTCGGTTCGTTGGTTGAACCAACGGATAACTGCttcggttttgatttttgattctTAGATTTCCCCTCCTGCTCGGTCGAGTTAGCAGCTTCAAGTTGCTTCTTTttactctctttcttctgGGTCACTTCTGCAGACGATGCAGTAACCAACTCTAGCTGgcgttttttcgatttcttttcgGAGTTGCTAGACTTGTCCGTACCGTTGTGTTGCTTCTCTCGTTTTGTAACTGCAATGAGCGGCAATGTTTTCTTGGGTTCTTTTTGGCCCTTCGGCCCATCTTTGTGACCATCTGCTTCCTGATTTGATTGCTTCTTTATCATCTTGGCTTTCTCCTCATTAATCTTTTCTGACAATCCCTCCTCTTGATCCTCCgtatcaaaacaaacgaaatcttcatcctcatcatcgtccacaCTGTCCCGGTAGCTGTCGCTGGCGTCCGAATCATCCCCATCCGATTCGTCGATCTCTGACTCTGATTTTTCCGcctgatcatcatcgagcaacTGTTCTTGGAACGTCTCCGGCAATTCATTAACGTACCGTAGCTTACCTTGCGACCGTAGCTTCAGTGTCGAATCATTCTCATTCTGCACGCATTGTGGACGTTTCTGATGTTTTGTGTAAAGCTTCGTTGGGTTTTCCATGTTGTCAAATCCATTATACAAACCGTAATTATACTTCGTAACGGCAAATATCATATCGCCAAGCGGATGCATCGGTAAAACAATGTTTACCGGTTTACCACCGGTCTTCCACAGGACATCATTGTAATGATGTTTTACTGGTACCACAATCAGTGGACCCGCCTTTTTCGTTGCACAGCAAATGTGAACGTATTCGTTTGAGTACAATTCCGTACAGTGCAACCGCTCGCTGGGATTCAGCTCCGATGCCTTTGGTTTGGATTGATCAATGAACTTCAGGCGGGCTGGATCGATGCAAACTTGTACCACCTGACGTACTACATCGACCCATATAATGCGGCCTACCACTTCATCCCCAATTCCGTAGATGCCGGATGTTGCCGGTGGTTTTTCGACGATTCCTTTCGCAGTGTCTTCCGATCCGTCCTCTTCCGGTTGCACCTTCACAACGAGCTTCTCCGCTACCTCGCTCTCGATGGTGCAACGAACTTGCTGGCCAACCGTGAAGTTTGCAAACGTTTTTCCCGCTTTCTTGTAGCTGAAAAGATACACGAAGAACCAAACCATTTTGTTTAAAGCTGCTCATAAACCTTTTGTTCAACTGTTTCATCTCTGTTTCTTACCGTTCAATTAAGCATCTCACATCGTGCATGTAAGTCTCCATGTACTCGTACACGTGCTCAATACCACGTGGGCACACCATACGacgttgtgtgtttgcgttaaGCTTGAAGGATTCGTCGGTGTTGCCCTTATGATCGTAAGTAATCCGCGCGTAGATGATTTCTCCATCGGGAATAGTTTCTGCTTGTTTGTCCTCATCGCGTAACCGAACCTCTATCGGCTTTGCATAATCGCTGAGCAGTAGGTTGGCAAACGGTTGGCCATTGCGTGAGAAGTAGCTCGCGCGCACTACTGCTCCTTGAGGATTattcttcagcagcatcggttTTTTATGACAATACTCCACATCCCGGACGCTGTACGTATTTTGTCGTAGCTTTACCACCGACAGTTTCTGTCCTTCCTTCAGCTGGCCAACGTACAGGGGATTGTGGGCTGCAAAGTCGGAAAAGTACTGCAACGGGATGGTGCCCTTGCTTCTATCTTCTTTTAGCACTATTTCGA
The sequence above is a segment of the Anopheles darlingi chromosome 2, idAnoDarlMG_H_01, whole genome shotgun sequence genome. Coding sequences within it:
- the LOC125947889 gene encoding protein RRP5 homolog → MVYVEASFPRGKKTETEDDGLAPKKKFKPRQRENYGASTEEEAKQRKPRPKDRRRVLKEEKEEELEEQELACKASNLGFVTLQTGMLVLGCVQRTFKTHMEVTLPGRITGTVPVPAISEAYTKRLQAMIDRQSFDCPTLDDLYKVNELVYVKVMEKQTSPRQLTLSLNPHDLHSSFTANQLVPGLVLSATLSIEEDHGYTMDVGIRNVRAFLPKENLCKNPTEIGRNLFCSIEKVTRQGTTVTIILKAFRPKESRLLNVSMTNLETIVPGCVVPFTVGSVVKHGLRGTLFDDTVAAFVNETMLTQPNSKPESYTMFQQLDATVLYVMPVTKHVFVSLAKYPGNRAENSVAYAAGETIENAHVVTVTSAGAWLQFAKEYRALLPKSVIMKRIKGNYEESVVMSKYHVGSVHTLRILRYDPLNRTFIVCDTLDNAVDELTLQDIQIGEIYQMRVKKLLDAGGFFVEQGAVRGSVSREWFDRTQHVKEGARVQVRAMMFEPSTPFVQFTNLPNLLKKGIRILSSREQLENANSILTAPEAKQFHGLVVQETRDYFMIKFANDIKGLLMKHLRDMEQDTVKMHTLRVGSVVQVTVHQYNSATQKLLLALPLHSTDTVSTLTEATVIAVLPTGVEIVLKEDRSKGTIPLQYFSDFAAHNPLYVGQLKEGQKLSVVKLRQNTYSVRDVEYCHKKPMLLKNNPQGAVVRASYFSRNGQPFANLLLSDYAKPIEVRLRDEDKQAETIPDGEIIYARITYDHKGNTDESFKLNANTQRRMVCPRGIEHVYEYMETYMHDVRCLIERYKKAGKTFANFTVGQQVRCTIESEVAEKLVVKVQPEEDGSEDTAKGIVEKPPATSGIYGIGDEVVGRIIWVDVVRQVVQVCIDPARLKFIDQSKPKASELNPSERLHCTELYSNEYVHICCATKKAGPLIVVPVKHHYNDVLWKTGGKPVNIVLPMHPLGDMIFAVTKYNYGLYNGFDNMENPTKLYTKHQKRPQCVQNENDSTLKLRSQGKLRYVNELPETFQEQLLDDDQAEKSESEIDESDGDDSDASDSYRDSVDDDEDEDFVCFDTEDQEEGLSEKINEEKAKMIKKQSNQEADGHKDGPKGQKEPKKTLPLIAVTKREKQHNGTDKSSNSEKKSKKRQLELVTASSAEVTQKKESKKKQLEAANSTEQEGKSKNQKSKPKQLSVGSTNEPTKRKLESNAEAANELAKNKKKKKKSLPAGVKDMLNNFYDTQLDGGCDFLLGDQVDGAVDLAKPTKKVKSAKKRKHNETTDNVDKKDNSNSSKGKGVLPGATNFWDTTPVYKRDQNASDSDGDEREDEEDEQQASSSKRMTGKERFEAMKQEEERLRKIEEELADPSATPHTPDQFDRLVMAQPNNSMLWIRYMAFHMESAELDKARTVARKALKAINFREEAELLNVWIALLNLELRYETVDTFKEVLTEAIQYNDAFKVYRRVLDILIDCQKVSEVSELLELLVKKFRKENDMWYLVADAWYRIGQTNKGKPLLSQALKSLPNRDHIPLIVKFAFLHNRHGNRDEAHLLFEQILTSYPKRTDIWSQYVDMLVKDGLIEEARQILERAIVQRLPMKNMKTLYTKYVTFEEKHGDRDSVRRVKQMAADYVQAQLNNAGVTTAADNGRKK